GGGCGCGGCGAGCCGATGGACCATCGGCATCGCCTCCAGACCGTGAAGCCTTACGCCTACGAGGATGCGGCCATGCTGCTGGCCGACTTCTGGCAGGCGGTGGACGCGGTGTTGAAGGAGCGAGGCGTAATATGACCACCTTGAAAGTCGGGATTGCCGACTATGAAGAAATGAAGGCCCGCACCATGCGGATTGCCAAGGGCGAGGAAAAGCCCGCGCCCGGCGACCCGAAGGTGTGGTTCCCGTCCACGGAGTCTTTCGCCAAGGTTCTGTCGGCCGGAAATCGCGAATTGCTTCGCGTCATCGCCGAGAAGGCCCCGGCCTCGCTGGAGGAACTGTCGGAGATCACTGGACGAGCCATATCCAACCTGTCGCGCACCATGAAGACGATGGAGAGCTATGGCCTTGTCCGTCTGGAAAAAGGTCAGGGCCGCCGCCTTGCACCGAAGGTCGTCCATGATCGTGTGGAACTGGCATTGCCTCTTATCGATCGCGCCGAATCCATGAAGGCTTTGGGAGGCCGCTCATGAACATTCACAGCCCCAATGTAGCTACCTTGCGCGCCGCGCTCTATCTTCGCGTCTCGACCGCCCGGCAGGCCGAGCATGACATTTCCATTCCCGATCAGAAGCGGCAGGGCGAAGCCTATTGCGAGGCGCGCGGCTATCAGCTTGTCGAAACATTCGTGGAACCGGGCAATAGCGCCACAAACGACCGCCGCCCGGAGTTCCAGCGGATGATAGAGGCTGCCACGGCCAAGCCTCCCGCATTCGATGTTGTCGTGGTCCACAGCTTCTCGCGCTTCTTCCGCGATGAATTTGAAATGGAGTTCTACTATCGGAAGCTGGCGAAGAACGGCGTCAAGCTCGTCTCCATCACCCAGGAGCTTGGCGACGATCCGATCCACGACATGATGCGGCGGATCATGTCCTTGTTCGATGAATATCAATCCAAGGAGAACGCCAAGCACGTCCTGCGCGCCATGAACGAGAACGCCCGGCAAGGCTTCTGGAACGGCGCACGGCCGCCTATCGGCTATCGCATCGTCGCGGCCGAGCAGCGGGGAGCGAAGATCAAGAAGAAGCTGGAGATCGACCCGCTGCACGCCGATACCGTGCGAATGATCTATCGCCTATTCCTTGAAGGCGACGGCACGGCCGGCGCGATGGGCGTCAAAGCCATCGCCACCTATCTCAACGAGCGCCGTATGTTCACCCGCGACGGTGGACGGTGGGGGCTGGCGCAAATCCATGCCATCCTGACCCGAACCACCTATATCGGCGAGCACAGGTTCAATACGCGCTCGCACAAGGACCGTGAGAAAAAGCCGGAGAACGAGGTCGCCATCATGGCGGTGCCGCCTTTGATCGAGCGCGAGACGTTCGATGCGGTGCAGGCCCGCTTGAAATCCCGCAACCCCATGGTGACGCCCTCGCGCGTCTCCAGCGGCCCCACGCTGCTGACCGGCATCTGCTTCTGCGCCAAGTGTGGGGGCGCAATGACGCTGCGCACCGGCCGAGGCAGCGCTGGCGGCACATATCGCTACTACACCTGCTCGACCAAGGCGCGGCAAGGCAAGACCGGCTGCAAGGGCCGCACGATCCCGATGGACAAGCTGGACCATCTTGTTGCCGATCATATCGGGGATCGCCTGCTCTTGCCCAAGCGGCTGGAAACCATCCTCGCCAGCGTCATTGACCGGCGGCAGGAGCGCACCGAGCGTCGTCGTGAGCACTTGGCCGAGCTTCAAAGGCGAATCACCGAAACCGATCAGCGACTCGGACGTCTCTTTGACGCCATCGAAGCCGGCATGGTGGACAAGGACGATGCAATGGCGAAAGAGCGCATGGCGAGCCTCAAGGCGCTGCGGGATCAAGCAGCCGCCGACGCCGAGCGCACGCAACTCGCGCTGGATAGTTCGGGCAATCAGGGCATCACCCCCGACATGCTCAAGGGGTTCGCCCTTAAGGCCCGTGAACGGATCAAGCTCAACGATGGCGGCTATCGGCGG
This portion of the Chelatococcus sp. YT9 genome encodes:
- a CDS encoding helix-turn-helix domain-containing protein, whose amino-acid sequence is MTTLKVGIADYEEMKARTMRIAKGEEKPAPGDPKVWFPSTESFAKVLSAGNRELLRVIAEKAPASLEELSEITGRAISNLSRTMKTMESYGLVRLEKGQGRRLAPKVVHDRVELALPLIDRAESMKALGGRS